The bacterium genome includes a window with the following:
- a CDS encoding endonuclease III domain-containing protein, with product MPAPLRDYFEKALKDLGPQHWWPGETPFEVCVGAILTQNTAWTNVEKAIGNLKARGLLDPHRMNALPPAELAQLVRPAGYFNIKTKRLKSFLKFLIEEYEGDLERMKLERAESLREKLLSVRGIGPETADSILLYALEKPVFVVDAYTKRIFTRHEVLSDEADYHEIQDHFARHLSTETRTFNEFHALIVNVGKNWCRPRNPDCDRCPWKPYLPR from the coding sequence ATGCCAGCCCCGCTCCGTGACTATTTCGAAAAGGCCTTGAAAGACCTCGGCCCCCAGCATTGGTGGCCCGGGGAGACGCCCTTCGAGGTGTGCGTGGGGGCCATCCTCACGCAGAACACGGCGTGGACGAACGTCGAGAAGGCGATCGGGAACCTCAAGGCGCGCGGATTGCTGGATCCTCACCGGATGAACGCCCTGCCTCCGGCGGAATTGGCCCAACTCGTCCGGCCGGCCGGTTACTTCAACATCAAGACGAAACGCCTGAAGAGCTTTCTCAAGTTCCTCATCGAGGAATACGAAGGAGATCTGGAGCGGATGAAGTTGGAGCGGGCGGAAAGTCTTCGGGAGAAGCTCCTGTCCGTCCGCGGCATCGGGCCGGAGACGGCGGATTCCATCCTTTTATACGCCCTGGAGAAACCGGTCTTCGTGGTCGACGCCTACACCAAGAGGATCTTCACGCGGCACGAGGTCTTAAGCGATGAGGCGGACTACCACGAGATTCAAGACCACTTTGCGCGCCACTTGTCCACGGAGACGCGGACATTCAACGAATTCCACGCCCTGATCGTGAATGTGGGGAAGAACTGGTGCCGTCCCCGGAACCCCGATTGCGACCGTTGCCCGTGGAAACCCTATTTGCCCCGCTGA
- a CDS encoding pitrilysin family protein: MHKPFKTSLSNGLRVLLLESHTAPVVSWNLWSNVGSVNETDDEAGLCHLIEHMIFKGTGRRPVGQIAKEVEASGGDINAYTSFDETVFYINMSSRKMEVGLDILADAAIDPTFDETELTREKEVVVEEISRSEDNPSQMVSQDLFTSAYSLHPYRRPIAGNRETVRGVSRQHLMDFYKRWYVGSNLILIGVGDFQIKDVLPKVETLFSKIPSGTAPVQKIPAEPPQLGRRITARGMEVEGRYFDLSFPVPGLTHEDIPALDLLSHVLGSGGSSRLEQSIKEKKNLVTAIASYAYTPRHPGLFIVGGVLKEKALRETLRGVWEEIEKLKHEPPSTVEFARARESLRSARIYERQTVESQARKIGYFEGIAGDVDFEDVYYRRLAEVTPEDVQRMAQNYFIPERISFALCHPKRETWGRDRLSGWLTEAVENGKKPRQVRKKEGSIESFRLPSGVRVVVRENRNLPLVSIRSASLGGLRSETRRNNGSSHLIQSLLTKGTAHRTARELAEESESLSGHIDGYLGRNLLGVSGTFLSDKIVEGLDLFFDVLLHPGFPEDEVAKEKGHTLTAIRNEEDSLSSLAMKRFMAALYPTHPYGLPTMGTAETVRRLRRADLMRHYFDTVRPDNLVLSVVGDVSPGDVRERLTDKLAAWKAKRGRFSKIPLPKPPSKPVEVITRKNKLQAHIVYGFLGTTVRHPDRFALEVMNYVLAGQGGRLFIELRDKRGLAYAVSSSTQEGIEPGSITVYMGTDTSKLDDSLAGIREELDRIRKEPASEDEIERAKRFIIGNYELDLQKNSSVAALMAYHACYGMPIDEIFRYPERIERVTRQDILRVARKYLKPEASVLSVIKN; the protein is encoded by the coding sequence ATGCACAAACCCTTCAAGACCTCCCTCTCCAACGGGCTCCGCGTTCTCCTGCTCGAAAGCCACACGGCCCCGGTCGTGTCTTGGAACCTTTGGTCGAACGTCGGCAGCGTCAACGAGACCGACGACGAAGCGGGGCTGTGCCACTTGATCGAACATATGATTTTCAAGGGGACCGGGCGGCGCCCGGTCGGGCAGATCGCCAAGGAGGTCGAGGCCTCGGGCGGTGACATCAACGCCTACACGAGCTTCGACGAGACCGTCTTTTACATCAACATGTCCTCACGCAAGATGGAGGTGGGGCTGGACATCCTGGCGGACGCGGCCATCGACCCCACCTTTGACGAGACGGAGCTGACGCGTGAGAAGGAGGTCGTCGTCGAGGAGATCTCCCGATCCGAGGACAACCCCTCGCAGATGGTGAGCCAGGACCTTTTCACGTCCGCCTACTCCCTCCACCCCTACCGGCGGCCGATCGCGGGGAACCGCGAGACGGTGCGGGGCGTGTCGCGCCAGCACCTCATGGACTTCTACAAGCGCTGGTACGTGGGGTCGAATTTGATCCTCATCGGAGTCGGCGATTTTCAGATCAAGGACGTCCTGCCCAAGGTCGAGACCCTATTTTCGAAGATTCCGTCCGGGACCGCCCCCGTCCAGAAAATCCCGGCCGAGCCGCCCCAGCTCGGGCGCCGCATCACCGCCCGCGGCATGGAGGTGGAGGGGCGCTACTTCGACCTCTCTTTTCCCGTTCCGGGTCTGACCCACGAGGACATCCCGGCCTTGGACCTCCTTTCGCACGTGCTGGGGAGCGGCGGAAGCAGCCGCCTGGAGCAGTCCATCAAGGAAAAGAAAAACCTCGTCACGGCGATCGCCAGTTACGCCTACACGCCGCGGCACCCGGGCCTCTTCATCGTCGGCGGCGTCCTCAAGGAGAAGGCCCTGCGCGAGACCCTGCGCGGCGTCTGGGAGGAGATCGAGAAGCTCAAGCACGAGCCGCCCTCGACGGTCGAATTTGCGCGCGCCCGCGAGTCGCTCCGGAGCGCCCGGATCTACGAGAGGCAGACGGTGGAGTCGCAGGCCCGGAAGATCGGCTATTTCGAGGGCATCGCGGGCGACGTGGACTTCGAAGACGTCTATTACCGCCGCCTGGCGGAGGTGACGCCGGAAGACGTCCAGCGCATGGCCCAGAACTACTTCATCCCGGAGAGGATCTCCTTCGCGCTCTGCCATCCGAAACGCGAGACCTGGGGCCGGGACCGCCTCTCCGGCTGGCTGACGGAGGCCGTCGAGAACGGCAAAAAACCCAGGCAGGTCCGCAAGAAAGAAGGCTCCATCGAGTCCTTCCGGCTCCCCTCCGGCGTGCGGGTCGTGGTCCGGGAGAACCGGAACCTCCCGCTCGTCTCCATCCGGAGCGCGTCTTTGGGGGGGCTGCGTTCGGAGACCCGCAGGAACAACGGCTCCTCGCACCTCATCCAATCGCTCCTGACCAAGGGCACGGCGCACCGGACGGCGCGGGAACTCGCCGAGGAATCGGAAAGCCTTTCGGGGCACATCGACGGCTACCTGGGCCGGAATCTCCTGGGCGTCTCGGGCACCTTCCTGTCCGACAAGATCGTCGAGGGTCTGGACCTTTTCTTCGACGTCCTCCTGCATCCGGGTTTTCCGGAGGACGAGGTCGCGAAGGAGAAAGGCCACACGCTGACCGCCATCCGGAACGAGGAGGATTCCCTTTCCAGCCTCGCGATGAAGCGTTTCATGGCCGCCCTCTACCCCACGCACCCCTACGGTCTTCCCACGATGGGGACCGCGGAGACGGTCCGAAGGCTCCGCCGGGCGGACCTCATGCGGCACTATTTCGACACCGTCCGTCCGGACAATCTCGTGCTTTCGGTCGTCGGAGACGTCTCGCCGGGCGACGTCAGGGAACGATTGACCGACAAACTCGCGGCCTGGAAGGCGAAGCGCGGCCGGTTTTCAAAAATCCCCCTCCCCAAGCCGCCCTCGAAGCCGGTTGAGGTGATCACGCGCAAGAACAAGCTGCAGGCCCACATCGTCTACGGCTTTCTCGGCACGACGGTGAGGCACCCGGACCGCTTCGCGCTGGAGGTCATGAACTACGTCCTGGCCGGCCAGGGCGGGCGCCTCTTCATCGAGCTCCGCGACAAGCGCGGGCTCGCCTACGCCGTTTCCAGCTCGACGCAGGAAGGGATCGAGCCGGGCTCCATCACCGTCTACATGGGGACCGACACCTCGAAGCTGGACGACTCGCTGGCCGGCATCCGGGAGGAATTGGACCGGATCCGCAAGGAACCGGCCTCCGAAGACGAGATCGAGCGGGCCAAGCGGTTCATCATCGGCAACTACGAGCTCGACCTGCAAAAGAACAGCTCGGTGGCGGCCCTGATGGCCTACCACGCCTGCTACGGCATGCCGATCGACGAGATCTTCCGCTACCCGGAGCGGATCGAGCGCGTGACGCGGCAGGACATCCTGCGCGTCGCCAGGAAATACCTTAAGCCCGAGGCCTCGGTTTTGTCGGTGATCAAGAACTAG
- a CDS encoding histidine phosphatase family protein, translating into MLEILLIRHGQTDWNRDRRIMGRKPVPLNKAGRAEARALAKALKGVKIDALYTSPVLRAVETAEHLRDGRKTAIRHAQEMAEIDYGRWIGKTFEEVIPEKAFRVYHKTPRKAQAPGGERMRDVYRRTIRFIETIRRRHKAGRIAVVSHADVIKTVLVHYLGMDYDHLLKFRIDNASISLLWFYKDRARVMAVNALAAPHKLFGLVDLLSPNVKAAPIRKARKKNK; encoded by the coding sequence ATGCTCGAGATCCTCCTCATCCGCCACGGCCAAACCGACTGGAACCGCGACCGGCGCATCATGGGGCGCAAACCCGTGCCGCTGAACAAGGCCGGACGGGCGGAGGCGCGGGCGCTGGCCAAGGCGCTCAAGGGCGTGAAGATCGACGCGCTTTACACGAGTCCCGTGCTGCGGGCGGTCGAGACCGCGGAACATCTGCGGGACGGGCGCAAGACAGCGATCCGACACGCCCAAGAAATGGCCGAAATCGATTACGGCCGGTGGATCGGCAAGACGTTCGAGGAGGTGATCCCGGAGAAGGCCTTCCGCGTCTATCACAAGACGCCCCGCAAGGCTCAGGCGCCCGGCGGGGAGCGCATGAGGGACGTTTACCGGAGGACGATCCGGTTCATCGAAACGATCCGGCGTCGCCACAAGGCGGGGCGGATCGCCGTCGTCAGCCACGCGGACGTCATCAAGACCGTGCTCGTCCATTACCTGGGCATGGACTACGACCATCTCCTCAAGTTCCGGATCGACAACGCGTCCATCTCCCTGTTGTGGTTCTACAAGGACCGCGCGCGGGTCATGGCGGTCAACGCGCTTGCGGCCCCGCACAAGCTGTTCGGTTTGGTCGACCTGCTGAGCCCCAACGTGAAGGCCGCCCCGATTCGGAAAGCGCGGAAGAAAAACAAATGA